A single region of the Streptomyces virginiae genome encodes:
- a CDS encoding response regulator transcription factor: protein MRVLVVEDERRLAVALQRGLQSEGFSVDVAHDGTQGLWMATEHDYDLIVLDIMLPGLNGYRVCAKLRAAGNESGILMLTAKDGEYDEAEALDTGADDFLSKPFSYLVLVARLRALGRRTGRRRPQVMRFGDLLLDPARHSCSRGGTEIRLTAREFAVLEYLARRSGEVVPKRDILEQVWDSAFDGDPNVVEVHVSALRRKIDAPFGRAAVETVRGAGYRLAADGG from the coding sequence ATGCGCGTACTGGTGGTGGAGGACGAACGGCGGCTCGCCGTGGCCCTGCAGCGAGGGCTGCAGTCGGAGGGGTTCTCGGTGGATGTGGCCCACGACGGGACCCAGGGCCTGTGGATGGCCACGGAGCACGACTACGACCTCATCGTGCTCGACATCATGCTGCCCGGGCTGAACGGATACCGGGTGTGCGCGAAACTGCGCGCGGCCGGCAACGAGTCGGGGATCCTGATGCTCACGGCCAAGGACGGCGAGTACGACGAGGCGGAGGCGCTCGACACCGGCGCCGACGATTTCCTGTCCAAGCCGTTCTCCTATCTGGTGCTGGTCGCCCGGCTGCGCGCGCTCGGCCGGCGTACGGGCCGCCGGCGGCCCCAGGTGATGCGGTTCGGCGATCTGCTGCTCGACCCCGCCCGGCACTCGTGTTCCCGCGGTGGCACGGAGATACGGCTGACGGCGCGGGAGTTCGCGGTCCTGGAGTACCTGGCCCGGCGCTCCGGCGAGGTGGTGCCCAAGCGGGACATCCTGGAACAGGTGTGGGACAGCGCCTTCGACGGCGATCCCAACGTGGTCGAGGTCCACGTCAGCGCCCTCCGGCGCAAGATCGACGCGCCGTTCGGCCGTGCCGCGGTGGAGACCGTGCGCGGAGCCGGGTACCGACTGGCGGCCGACGGTGGCTGA
- a CDS encoding sensor histidine kinase — protein sequence MRRLWPTTVRARATVGASVVVAAALALASFALLGLLEANLLRNAENDARRQAETVAQLAATGKLGRVRPPGRGIDFVQVVGADGRVLFSSPNLAGVPAFPPTGPGAPGTRFHTWRVRPVDGEYRQRVVQVVTQTPDGMATVYAGASLRDADAADDTTTAALVIGMPLLLATVALVTWRVTGHALRPVEAIRAEVAEISDRGLHRRVPVPATHDEVARLAETMNATLDRLEASGIRQQQFIADASHELRSPITVLRTQLEVALAVQDPELWPELISGALEDIERLQHLTADLLLLARIDAAQPVVAAPLDLTGLVREVVEGRLGDRVPVRLRLQPEVEVTAGALWLGRIVTNLVDNAQRYADRRVDVTLRTTNGARSGTAVLEVVDDGPGIPVADRERVFERFTRLDDSRSRDHGGAGLGLAIARDLSTHHGGTLTAEGGAGGAGGARLVLRLPTAGRT from the coding sequence CTGCGGCGGCTGTGGCCCACCACCGTACGGGCGCGGGCCACCGTGGGCGCGAGCGTGGTGGTGGCCGCGGCGCTGGCGCTCGCCTCGTTCGCCCTGCTCGGGCTGCTGGAGGCGAACCTGCTCCGCAACGCGGAGAACGACGCCCGCCGCCAGGCCGAGACGGTCGCGCAGCTCGCCGCCACCGGGAAGCTGGGCCGCGTACGGCCGCCGGGCCGCGGCATCGACTTCGTCCAGGTGGTGGGCGCCGACGGGCGCGTCCTGTTCTCCAGCCCGAACCTGGCCGGTGTGCCCGCCTTCCCGCCGACCGGTCCCGGCGCGCCGGGAACCCGGTTCCACACGTGGCGGGTCCGTCCGGTGGACGGTGAGTACCGGCAGCGGGTCGTCCAGGTCGTCACGCAGACTCCGGACGGCATGGCCACCGTCTACGCCGGCGCCTCCCTGCGGGACGCGGACGCGGCCGACGACACGACCACCGCCGCTCTCGTCATCGGCATGCCCCTGCTGCTGGCCACCGTCGCCCTCGTGACCTGGCGGGTCACCGGGCATGCCCTGCGGCCGGTGGAGGCGATCCGGGCGGAGGTCGCCGAGATCTCCGACCGCGGCCTGCACCGTCGGGTGCCGGTGCCCGCGACCCACGACGAGGTCGCCCGGCTGGCCGAGACCATGAACGCCACCCTGGACCGGCTGGAGGCCTCGGGGATCCGCCAGCAGCAGTTCATCGCCGACGCCTCCCACGAACTGCGCAGCCCCATCACGGTCCTGCGCACCCAGCTGGAGGTGGCCCTGGCCGTCCAGGACCCGGAGCTGTGGCCCGAACTGATCTCCGGGGCCCTGGAGGACATCGAACGGCTCCAGCACCTGACGGCCGACCTGCTGCTGCTCGCCCGGATCGACGCGGCCCAGCCGGTGGTCGCCGCCCCGCTGGACCTGACCGGCCTCGTGCGCGAGGTGGTGGAGGGCCGACTCGGCGACCGGGTCCCCGTACGGCTGCGGCTGCAACCCGAGGTCGAGGTCACCGCCGGCGCGCTGTGGCTGGGCCGTATCGTCACGAACCTCGTCGACAACGCGCAGCGCTACGCCGACAGGCGCGTGGACGTCACCCTGCGCACCACGAACGGCGCACGGTCGGGTACCGCGGTGTTGGAGGTGGTCGACGACGGGCCCGGCATCCCGGTGGCCGACCGGGAGCGCGTCTTCGAACGCTTCACGCGCCTGGACGACTCGCGCAGTCGCGACCACGGCGGAGCCGGCCTGGGCCTGGCCATAGCCCGCGATCTGAGCACCCACCACGGCGGCACCCTGACGGCCGAGGGCGGTGCGGGCGGCGCCGGGGGTGCGCGGCTGGTGCTGCGGCTGCCGACGGCCGGCCGGACCTGA
- the fusA gene encoding elongation factor G translates to MRANRQTLPTSSPTAVRNLGILAHVDAGKTTLTERILFATGAIHKRGEVHHGTTVTDYDAQERDRGITIFAAAVSCAWGGHRVNLIDTPGHVDFSDEVERSLRVLDGAVAVFDAVAGVEPQSETVWRQADRHGVPRIAFVNKLDRAGADLDTAVASIRRRLGVVPLVVQLPIGAEDSFSGVVDLPAMRALHWRADGDGYQVGPVPEPLREEAARRRRLLEETVAELHADALEEFCSASALTERTLVRALRELTLRGDGVVVLCGSAYRNRGIEPLLDAVLAYLPSPADMPPVRGLVGDGVEAERAPDPAEPFTALAFKVTATATGRLTYLRVYAGTLRKGATVVDAATGRTERVGRILRVQADRHEEREEAVAGDIVAVIGLKTARAGTTLCAPGAALVLEPPSVAEPVVSVAVEARRSTDTGRLSAALARLAEEDPSLVVRSDAESGQTVLSGMGELHLEVAVEKIRSGHGVEVVVGRPQVSYRETVVRGVGGLVHRHVKQDGGAGQFAHVVLDVEPLEEPCFEFRSTVVGGRVPQEYARAVEAGCLDALAEGPLGGFPVTGLRVTLTDGATHSKDSSEMAFRAAGRFGLREALRLSTMEFLEPLVEVTVTVPQDGVGGVLGDLAARRGRVSASTTEAGTAVITAAVPLAELFGYASRLRGRTQGRGTFTTRPAGLAPVPASVAAALPAR, encoded by the coding sequence ATGCGCGCCAACAGGCAGACCCTCCCCACCTCTTCCCCCACCGCCGTCCGCAACCTGGGCATCCTCGCCCACGTCGACGCCGGCAAGACCACCCTCACCGAACGGATCCTGTTCGCGACCGGTGCCATCCACAAGCGGGGCGAGGTCCATCACGGCACCACCGTCACCGACTACGACGCCCAGGAACGCGATCGCGGCATCACCATCTTCGCCGCGGCCGTGAGCTGCGCCTGGGGCGGCCATCGCGTCAACCTGATCGACACCCCGGGGCACGTCGACTTCTCCGACGAGGTCGAGCGATCCCTGCGGGTGCTGGACGGGGCCGTCGCGGTGTTCGACGCCGTCGCCGGGGTCGAGCCGCAGAGCGAGACGGTGTGGCGACAGGCCGACCGGCACGGTGTGCCGCGGATCGCGTTCGTCAACAAGCTCGACCGGGCGGGCGCCGACCTCGACACCGCCGTCGCGTCGATCCGCCGGCGCCTGGGCGTCGTACCCCTGGTGGTTCAGCTGCCCATCGGCGCGGAGGACTCGTTCTCCGGCGTCGTCGACCTGCCGGCGATGCGCGCGCTGCACTGGCGGGCCGACGGCGACGGCTACCAGGTGGGCCCGGTCCCGGAGCCCCTGCGGGAGGAAGCGGCCCGGCGCCGCCGGCTCCTGGAGGAGACGGTGGCCGAGCTGCACGCCGATGCCCTGGAGGAGTTCTGCTCGGCCTCGGCCCTGACGGAGCGCACCCTGGTGCGCGCCCTGCGGGAGCTGACGCTGCGGGGGGACGGTGTCGTGGTGCTGTGCGGATCGGCGTACCGCAACCGTGGGATCGAGCCGCTGCTGGACGCGGTCCTCGCCTATCTGCCGTCGCCCGCCGACATGCCTCCGGTACGGGGGCTGGTGGGTGACGGTGTGGAGGCGGAGCGCGCCCCCGACCCGGCGGAGCCGTTCACGGCGCTCGCCTTCAAGGTGACGGCGACGGCGACCGGACGGCTCACCTACCTACGGGTCTACGCGGGCACCCTGCGCAAGGGCGCGACCGTGGTGGACGCGGCGACGGGCCGCACGGAGCGGGTCGGCCGGATCCTGCGGGTCCAGGCCGACCGGCACGAGGAACGGGAGGAGGCGGTGGCCGGTGACATCGTCGCGGTGATCGGGCTGAAGACCGCCCGGGCGGGCACGACCCTGTGCGCGCCCGGCGCGGCGCTGGTCCTGGAACCGCCGTCGGTGGCCGAACCGGTGGTGTCGGTCGCCGTCGAGGCCCGTCGGAGCACCGACACGGGCCGGCTCTCGGCGGCGCTGGCCCGGCTCGCCGAGGAGGACCCGTCGCTGGTGGTGCGGTCCGACGCGGAGAGCGGCCAGACCGTGCTGTCGGGGATGGGCGAGCTGCACCTGGAGGTGGCGGTGGAGAAGATCCGCAGCGGCCACGGGGTGGAGGTCGTCGTCGGCCGGCCGCAGGTCTCCTACCGGGAGACCGTCGTGCGCGGGGTCGGCGGCCTCGTCCACCGGCATGTCAAACAGGACGGTGGCGCGGGACAGTTCGCGCACGTCGTCCTCGACGTCGAGCCGCTGGAGGAGCCGTGCTTCGAGTTCCGGTCGACGGTCGTCGGCGGACGCGTACCGCAGGAGTACGCGCGCGCCGTGGAGGCCGGCTGCCTGGACGCGCTCGCCGAGGGTCCGCTCGGCGGGTTCCCGGTGACGGGGCTGCGGGTCACCCTCACCGACGGGGCGACCCACTCCAAGGACTCCTCGGAGATGGCGTTCCGCGCGGCGGGGCGGTTCGGGCTGCGCGAGGCCCTGCGGCTGAGCACGATGGAGTTCCTGGAACCGCTCGTCGAGGTCACGGTGACGGTTCCGCAGGACGGTGTCGGTGGCGTTCTGGGTGATCTCGCCGCCCGCCGCGGCCGGGTCTCCGCTTCCACCACCGAGGCGGGGACCGCGGTGATCACGGCGGCCGTGCCGCTGGCCGAGCTCTTCGGCTACGCGTCCCGGCTGCGCGGCCGGACGCAGGGCCGGGGCACCTTCACCACCCGGCCGGCCGGTCTCGCACCGGTTCCGGCCTCGGTCGCGGCGGCCCTGCCGGCCCGGTGA
- a CDS encoding sigma-70 family RNA polymerase sigma factor: MSEKEVLAQRFEEHRSHLRAVAYRMLGSLSEAEDAVQEAWLKLNRSDAAAVENLGGWLTTVVGRVCLDMLRSRGTRREDPLHDQDGLVRIPDPIVSRADGLDPEQEILLADSVGIALMVVLDTLAPAERLSFVLHDLFAVPFDEIAPVLGRSAATTRQLASRARRRVQGAAPAPDPDRSRLRAIVDAFLAASRGGDFDALVAVLDPDVVARSDGGTLRPTLLRRGAAEVASQAITFARFAEAAHAALVNGVPGVVAMAEGRALSVMAFTIRDGRITALDILTDPERLARLDLSVVESG; this comes from the coding sequence GTGAGCGAGAAGGAAGTTCTGGCGCAGCGCTTCGAGGAGCACCGCTCGCACCTGCGGGCGGTGGCCTACCGCATGCTGGGCTCGCTCAGCGAGGCGGAGGACGCCGTACAGGAGGCCTGGCTCAAGCTGAACCGCTCCGACGCGGCCGCGGTGGAGAACCTGGGCGGCTGGCTGACCACCGTGGTCGGGCGGGTGTGTCTGGACATGCTGCGCTCGCGCGGCACGCGGCGCGAGGATCCGCTGCACGACCAGGACGGGCTGGTCCGCATCCCCGACCCGATCGTCAGCCGGGCGGACGGGCTCGATCCCGAGCAGGAGATCCTGCTGGCCGACTCGGTCGGCATCGCTCTGATGGTCGTCCTGGACACCCTCGCCCCCGCGGAGCGCCTGTCGTTCGTCCTGCACGACCTGTTCGCCGTGCCCTTCGACGAGATCGCCCCGGTGCTCGGGCGTTCCGCCGCCACGACCCGGCAGCTCGCGAGCCGGGCCCGCCGCCGCGTGCAGGGCGCGGCGCCCGCTCCGGACCCCGACCGGTCCCGCCTGCGGGCGATCGTCGACGCCTTCCTCGCCGCCTCGCGCGGCGGGGACTTCGACGCCCTCGTCGCGGTCCTCGACCCGGATGTGGTGGCCCGCTCCGACGGTGGCACGCTGCGCCCCACGCTGCTGCGGCGCGGCGCGGCCGAGGTCGCCTCCCAGGCGATCACCTTCGCCCGGTTCGCGGAGGCCGCGCACGCGGCGCTGGTCAACGGGGTTCCCGGGGTGGTCGCGATGGCGGAGGGCCGGGCGTTGTCGGTCATGGCGTTCACCATCCGGGACGGCCGGATCACCGCACTCGACATCCTCACCGACCCCGAGCGCCTGGCTCGGCTCGACCTGAGCGTCGTCGAGAGCGGTTGA
- a CDS encoding polysaccharide deacetylase family protein, which translates to MVDVERRRALAGLLCAGAAGLGGFAPSSPVAAAPAPASARTARATVAAGPRPPASLLGDEIRRLPTSRKVLALTFNAAWDVAGIDTVLAELRRRKLPATFFPTGEFAEARPAAVRSIADAGHGLGNHSYSHPYFDDLSTAERADEVRAADEAIRAAAGTEPLPFFRFPYSSTTPDAIADVNDLGYAAIEFSADTNGYLGPQGGMTVDKAVERAVDAFAPGAIIQMHVGSNGADVVLDAEALPLIVDAAVADGYEVIDLRQFLVAAPGTR; encoded by the coding sequence GTGGTGGATGTGGAACGACGCCGCGCGCTGGCGGGCCTGCTGTGCGCGGGGGCGGCGGGGCTCGGCGGGTTCGCGCCCTCCTCCCCCGTCGCGGCCGCGCCCGCGCCCGCGTCGGCGCGCACCGCCCGGGCCACCGTCGCCGCGGGTCCTCGCCCGCCCGCTTCGCTGCTGGGCGACGAGATCCGCCGACTGCCCACCTCCCGCAAGGTGCTGGCCCTCACCTTCAACGCCGCCTGGGACGTCGCCGGGATCGACACGGTGCTGGCCGAGCTGCGCCGGCGAAAGCTGCCCGCCACCTTCTTCCCGACCGGTGAGTTCGCCGAGGCCCGGCCCGCGGCGGTGCGTTCCATCGCCGACGCGGGGCACGGCCTCGGCAACCACTCGTACAGCCACCCCTACTTCGACGACCTGAGCACGGCCGAGCGGGCGGACGAGGTACGCGCCGCCGACGAGGCCATCCGAGCGGCTGCCGGGACCGAGCCCCTGCCGTTCTTCCGTTTCCCCTACAGCTCCACCACCCCGGACGCCATCGCCGACGTCAACGACCTGGGTTACGCGGCGATCGAGTTCAGCGCCGACACGAACGGCTACCTCGGCCCGCAGGGCGGCATGACCGTGGACAAGGCCGTCGAACGGGCCGTCGATGCCTTCGCCCCCGGGGCGATCATCCAGATGCACGTCGGCAGCAACGGCGCGGACGTCGTCCTCGACGCCGAAGCCCTTCCCCTGATCGTCGACGCCGCCGTGGCCGACGGCTACGAGGTCATCGACCTGCGCCAGTTCCTCGTGGCCGCCCCGGGGACCCGATGA
- a CDS encoding NAD(P)/FAD-dependent oxidoreductase codes for MTQHTDVVVIGGGYAGVMAANRLTQRDGVTVTLINPRATFVERIRLHQLAAGTDDAVVEFREVLAEGVHLVVDTVTRIDAAERSVTLGTGTPVGYDYLVYAVGSGSADLLVPGAAEFAYPITTLEETQRLRPVLDAAAPTAAVTVVGAGPTGIETAAELAEQGRRVTLVCGGVLGPYLHARGRRSVAGRMAELGVTVLDGPGTKVTAVTRDAVRLGDGREVASEVTVWTAGFGVPDLAARSGLSTDAVGRLLTDETLTSVDDDRVVAAGDSAAPSDLPLRMSCQAAMPLGARAADTVLSRIDGERPSTLNQVFAGQCISLGRRAGIFQFAHKNDVALWFHIAGRPGAKLKELVCKGTVKHLTDEAGKPGSYGLHRVSGGDQRGKRLRAEGGEAAATADRSA; via the coding sequence ATGACTCAGCACACGGATGTGGTCGTGATCGGCGGAGGATACGCGGGCGTGATGGCGGCCAACCGCCTGACGCAGCGGGACGGCGTGACGGTGACCCTGATCAACCCGCGGGCGACCTTCGTCGAGCGGATCCGGCTGCACCAGCTGGCCGCCGGTACCGATGACGCGGTCGTCGAGTTCCGGGAGGTCCTCGCCGAGGGCGTCCACCTGGTCGTGGACACCGTGACGCGGATCGACGCCGCCGAGCGCAGCGTGACGTTGGGGACCGGCACCCCGGTCGGCTACGACTACCTGGTCTACGCGGTGGGCAGCGGCAGCGCCGACCTCCTCGTGCCCGGGGCCGCCGAGTTCGCCTACCCGATCACCACCCTGGAGGAGACCCAGCGGCTGCGGCCGGTCCTCGACGCGGCCGCCCCCACGGCGGCGGTGACGGTGGTCGGGGCGGGTCCGACGGGCATCGAGACCGCCGCCGAGCTCGCGGAACAGGGCCGACGCGTGACCTTGGTCTGCGGTGGCGTGCTCGGCCCCTACCTGCACGCCCGGGGCCGCCGCTCGGTCGCGGGCCGGATGGCCGAGCTCGGGGTGACCGTGCTCGACGGTCCGGGGACGAAGGTGACGGCGGTGACCCGTGACGCGGTGCGGCTCGGTGACGGCCGGGAGGTGGCGAGCGAGGTGACCGTCTGGACCGCCGGCTTCGGCGTGCCGGACCTGGCCGCGCGCAGCGGGTTGAGCACGGACGCCGTGGGTCGCCTGCTCACGGACGAGACGCTGACGAGCGTGGACGACGACCGCGTCGTCGCGGCGGGCGACTCGGCGGCGCCGTCGGACCTGCCGCTGCGGATGAGCTGCCAGGCCGCGATGCCGCTGGGTGCGCGGGCCGCCGACACGGTGCTCAGCCGGATCGACGGCGAGCGGCCCTCGACCCTCAACCAGGTGTTCGCGGGGCAGTGCATCAGCCTGGGCCGACGGGCGGGCATCTTCCAGTTCGCGCACAAGAACGACGTGGCGCTGTGGTTCCACATCGCAGGCCGCCCGGGGGCGAAGCTCAAGGAGCTCGTGTGCAAGGGCACCGTCAAGCACCTGACGGACGAGGCGGGCAAGCCCGGTTCGTACGGCCTGCACCGCGTCTCGGGAGGGGACCAACGCGGAAAGCGACTGCGGGCCGAGGGCGGCGAGGCGGCGGCCACCGCCGACCGGTCGGCCTGA
- a CDS encoding FABP family protein — protein MFEPVQENPYPDSHVLGEGPEPHPLLRPVLHLLGRWHGRGQGEYPTLEKDFRYEQEITFSHDGRPFLRYEARAWLIDASGAPVRPAGREAGWWRVTPDAGLEVVLAHPTGIVETYVGRVSGTEVEIETKDVALTPLAKEVTGTRRHYTVENGAMTVVHDMAAVGQPLQHHLTTHLRQRPA, from the coding sequence ATGTTCGAGCCGGTGCAGGAAAATCCCTACCCCGACAGCCACGTCCTCGGTGAGGGCCCCGAGCCGCACCCGCTGCTGCGGCCCGTCCTGCACCTGCTGGGACGTTGGCACGGCCGGGGGCAGGGCGAGTACCCGACCCTCGAGAAGGACTTCCGCTACGAGCAGGAGATCACCTTCAGCCACGACGGCCGCCCCTTCCTGCGCTACGAGGCACGCGCCTGGCTCATCGACGCGTCCGGGGCGCCGGTGCGGCCGGCGGGTCGTGAGGCCGGGTGGTGGCGCGTGACTCCCGACGCCGGCCTGGAGGTCGTGCTGGCCCATCCCACCGGCATCGTGGAGACGTACGTCGGTCGCGTCTCGGGTACGGAGGTCGAGATCGAGACCAAGGACGTGGCGCTGACCCCGCTGGCCAAGGAGGTCACCGGCACGCGGCGGCACTACACGGTCGAGAACGGCGCGATGACGGTGGTCCACGACATGGCCGCCGTGGGACAGCCCCTGCAGCACCATCTCACCACGCACCTGCGACAGCGCCCCGCCTAG
- a CDS encoding FAD-dependent monooxygenase gives MRGGTIAVVGGSIAGCAVATAAARAGAGEVVVLERTSGRLQDRGVGLCIHDERAAELGASGALPAGIAAHRLERRRWVVRDDAHAAGGRVTWEQPFPFHSYHWGLLWQGLRESVPDSVVYRQGAVVTGVAECGATGVGGGATGVEVRLAGGSVERYDLVVGADGYRSVVRAALCPDSRPRYAGYVCWRGNLDAARLAGLGSLADSAPETVTTVCFPGGSCVIYRIPGPDGPRLNWVLYAAPPRDGQLRRGDPTSFPPGGLTPELAGHLAALLDREFPPYWGRALALTDPADTFVQPIYDVETARVAAGRLLLAGDAASVVRPHNTSGAAKALQDATALSDGWRRGASFEELLRGYEETRGAAGRELVALARRLGRAQVERTPAWAGMDGDAMASWWRGQLGEASGIGGRAMTP, from the coding sequence ATGCGGGGCGGAACGATCGCGGTGGTCGGCGGGAGCATCGCGGGCTGCGCCGTCGCCACGGCGGCGGCGCGGGCGGGCGCCGGTGAGGTGGTCGTACTGGAGCGCACGAGCGGGCGGTTGCAGGACCGCGGCGTCGGCCTGTGCATCCACGACGAGCGGGCCGCCGAGCTCGGCGCGAGCGGCGCGCTGCCCGCGGGGATCGCGGCGCACCGGCTGGAGCGGCGCCGTTGGGTGGTCCGCGACGATGCCCACGCGGCGGGCGGCCGGGTGACCTGGGAGCAGCCCTTCCCCTTCCACTCCTACCACTGGGGGCTGCTCTGGCAGGGCCTTCGGGAGTCCGTTCCGGACTCGGTGGTCTACCGGCAGGGGGCGGTGGTGACCGGGGTCGCCGAGTGCGGGGCCACGGGCGTCGGGGGCGGGGCCACGGGCGTCGAGGTGCGGCTCGCGGGTGGGTCCGTCGAGCGGTACGACCTGGTGGTCGGAGCCGACGGGTACCGGTCGGTGGTGCGGGCGGCGCTCTGCCCGGACTCCCGGCCGCGGTACGCCGGTTACGTGTGCTGGCGCGGCAACCTCGACGCGGCGCGGCTCGCCGGGCTCGGCAGCCTCGCGGACTCGGCCCCCGAGACGGTGACCACGGTCTGCTTCCCGGGCGGTTCCTGCGTCATCTACCGGATTCCGGGCCCGGACGGTCCGCGGCTGAACTGGGTGCTCTACGCCGCGCCTCCGCGGGACGGGCAGCTGCGCCGGGGCGATCCGACGAGTTTCCCGCCGGGCGGCCTGACCCCCGAGCTCGCGGGACATCTGGCGGCGTTGCTCGATCGCGAGTTCCCGCCGTACTGGGGGCGGGCGCTCGCGCTGACCGACCCGGCGGACACCTTCGTCCAGCCGATCTACGACGTGGAGACCGCGCGCGTCGCCGCCGGCCGGCTGCTGCTCGCGGGGGACGCGGCGAGTGTCGTACGGCCGCACAACACGAGCGGCGCCGCCAAGGCACTCCAGGACGCCACCGCCCTCTCCGACGGCTGGCGGCGCGGCGCGTCCTTCGAGGAACTGCTGCGCGGCTACGAGGAGACCCGCGGCGCCGCCGGACGGGAACTGGTCGCTCTGGCCCGCCGGCTGGGCCGTGCCCAGGTCGAGCGGACCCCGGCCTGGGCGGGCATGGACGGCGACGCGATGGCGTCCTGGTGGCGGGGCCAGCTGGGCGAGGCCTCCGGTATCGGGGGCCGGGCCATGACCCCGTAG